From the Planktothricoides raciborskii GIHE-MW2 genome, the window AAAATAAATTCACATATTCAAGAAAAATTAATTTTTTTATTTATCTTAATCTTGAAAAAAAGTGTGAAATAGACATCGATTAAATGGATAATTTAAATAATAGTATATTTTCAATTTTTAACCATTAGCAAAATTATTTTTTACGTTAAATATTCCTAGCAATTTAAGTCGATAATTAACAGAAAAATCACGTTAATTTAACCAACATATTAATTAATTTGCTAAAAAATTTATATTTATGGTGTAAAAAAAGAGGTAAGCGAAGATATCCTAATAGGCGATATAGAGGCGATTAATCTTTATTTTTCAAAAATAATTTTAATTTATGTTTAACATAATCCAGCATTTTGCTCTAATCAAATTACCATCATGTTTCTTAAAACATAAAACAATGATTATGCAAGCTAAAATAGCGATAATTATTATTTTTTTCACGATTTTAATCGTTAAAAAAAACAATAATTATCAGCGATCGCAGGCAATTGAATGGCTGTAAATTTGCCTTACTCATATTTTTCTTGATATAAAGATTATGCTCGATTGTACTCAATTTTTTGAGGAACAACAAGTTTTATTAAGATTTGTTACAGGAAACTTGTCCAACGGAGTCTCGATCCGTCTGTTGAACCGGCACAAGGAAAAAACCGCATCCAAATGCCGGGTCAAACAGTCAAAATCGTTTATAATCCAAACTCAAAGCGAATCAATATGAAATTAACCGGAAATCCAACAACTATTGATCTGAGTTAGATCTGAATTAGAGATGAAACCCTACCAGCAAATAGCGATCGCCGAATGTGGGGAACCATTAATCCCCATTCCTGTGGATATTTTGGCCGTGGTGTCTCCACACCCGTATCAGCAACTCGGTGCTGACTATGGAACGCGATCACCCTACATGATGCGGCAGAGTGTCGTAGAAAAACTAATCGTCGCCCAAAACCAACTCCAACAAAAACTAGGATGGCGACTGCAAATTTTCGATGCCTATCGCCCTGTAGCGGTGCAACAATTCATGGTAGACCATACCTATCAAGAATTAATCCAAGCCCAAGGACTAACCGAAACAGAATTAACGGGCGATCGACAGCAAGCAATTCTCAAACAAGTTTATGAATTTTGGGCGCCTCCGAGTTTAGATCCAGCCACTCCCCCACCTCATAGCACCGGCGCCGCTGTGGATCTCAGCATAATCGATTCAATGGGTGAGCCGGTTAACATGGGTTCGCCAATTGACGAAGTATCCCCGCGTTCTTACCCAGATTATTTTGCCACAAGTGATAATTGCATCGAGCAACAATATCATCTACACCGCCAACTCTTATCTGAAGTGATGCAGTTTGCGGGATTTGTGCGTCACCCAAATGAATGGTGGCACTTTTGTTTCGGCGATCAAATGTGGGCTTGGTTGACGGGAAAGTTAACCGCAATATATGGGCGAGTGCAATAACCCAGTTCCCCTAATTCAATAAAACCTCATGTAGAAGTTCCTGGTGCATTCTTGCCCGGTCAACGATGGATTTAATTTTTATATCCGAAAGGGCTTGGCCATTGGTGTAATGTTCCAGCCAACTTTGGCTAATCAGATTCGGATCTTCCGGCAAGTTAGATAATTCCCAGCCAGGGATATTTATTTCTTTCATTAATTGACTCACTTTGGGGTCATAACTGAGCGCAAAACAGCGACATCCTTCGGCAGCGGCCATAATCAAACTGTGATAACGCATCCCAATGACCATTTCGACTCCCGGAAATAGACCTTTGATTTCTTGAGGGTCTTCTAGGGAGAAAATATGACTTTTACCGGGCAGTTGAGCATGAATTGATTGGGCAATTTCTTGGTCAAGAGAGGCTTGAAAAGGCACCAAAAGAATGCCGGTGTTTGTGGCTTTTTGAAAATCAATTAAGGCGCGGGTTAAGGTGGCTAAACGGGCAGGGGTGAGTTGGGGGTGCGATCGCAAATTTACCGCCACACGAGGCGCAGGTAAATTGATGGCGGGTTGGGGTAAAGGTTTGGCGGCCAGTGCCCACACAGGATCCGGCGCCATGACCAGCGGCGGAATTTGCCATTCTGATAATAACTGCGCTGACCCCGTATCTCGGACACTCACGGCATCACAACCGGCAAAAGCTTGTCGGGCTAAATTCCGGATCGCCGGTCGATTTAAAGGGCCGACTCCTTGGGCCCAAGCAATCGTTTTCAGACCCATTTGCTGGGCTAATCCCATCAAGCCAATATAATAGAGGGGGCTCAGGGCGCTAGTGACATCTTGAATTAAACTCCCACCGCCCCAAATAAAGGCATCGGATTGGCGCAATACTTTAAATACATCAAAGGCAGACATCCGATTACAAGCCGCGACTTGGTAGCGATCGCGGGTCTGTTGCGGATTGCCACTCAGCACACAAGGGGTACATTCTGAGGGCAACATTTGCAACAACGACGCCATCAAAGCCTCATCCCCCGCGTTGCCCTTACCGTAATATCCACAACAAACCACCCGCATTTTCATTTCTTCGACTTGCCCTTACTGCATGAATCAATTTCCGTTCGCGGACTTCGTGCCGGAGGGCACTTTACCACTCATATCATGTTGCGGGAACAGAAATTTTTTTTCCAGCGAATCTTTACGAGCTTTTGCCCGATGGTATGATTAATGGTTTGAATCGCACCAACAAAGAGTTAACATTATCATGCACGCTTTATCAATTCCTACTTGGATTATTCACGTCTCTAGCGTGATTGAATGGGTAGCAGCCATTTGGTTAGTTTGGAGATATGGCGAATTAACCGGCGATCGCTACTGGTGGCCTTTATCTTTTGCCATGTTACCCGCTTTCGTCAGCGCCTTATGTGCTTGCACCTGGCATTATTTTGACAATCCCACATCTTTAGAATGGCTTGTCACCCTGCAAGCTGCCATGACCGTCTTGGGGAATTGCACCCTTTGTGCCGCAGCCTGGTGGATATGGCGTTCCGTTCGCTTATCAAAATAGTAATTTAATAGGAATTTAATCGGAAGTAAACAGTAGTTAAATACTAATTTAGCATTCACCTTTCCTAAACAAACATTCATGGCATCCATGATTTTTCCAGAATCAACCATCATCAGAAATGAAAAATTTACCGGAAATTTACTGATATTTATGTGAGTTAATTATGATTTCTAAAGATACTTTATTTGCGGTTTCTCTGCTTCCTTATCTCGGTTTTTTATGGTTGATCACGCGATCGCGTCAGATGCCGCGTTTAGCATTAATTGGATTCTATGGCACTCTTGTATTTGTCGGAGTCACAATTCCAGCGGGAATTTATGCCAAAGTTGCTTACGGGGAAGCCTTAGCCAATATCGACTGGTTACATGGAAGTGCCGAAGTATTTCTTACCTTGGCAAATATTTTAATTGTCCTGGGATTTAGGCAAGCAGTAAAACGCCTGGAAAATTCAAACCAATCATAAATCACCAAAAATCACCAAAAATCACCAAAAAAAAGAGCGTGTCATTCGCTCTTTTTTTGGATGAATTCACTTAAATTCACACTAACTAATTACCAATCATTCATCCGACATCATTCACGAGGTAAATAGGCCATAGGATTCACTGCACCTTGCCCTGGGGGATGAATTTCAAAATGTAAGTGAGGGCCGGTACTGAATCCCGTGCTACCCATTTCGGCGACTTGTTCTCCCTGATCGACTTCTTGGCCTTCCCGGACTAAAATCCGACTATTGTGGGCATAGAGGGTGAAACTGCCATCGGGGTGAGAGATTTCCACGAGGTTGCCATAACCGCCGTCGTTCCAAGCGGCATAGGTGACAACCCCGGCAGCCGCAGCGAAAATCGGTGTGCCCACAGGAGCGGCAATGTCAATGCCATTGTGCATCCGTCCCCAGCGCCAACCATAGCCAGAGGAGAGCAGCCCCTGCGCTGGCCAGATATAGCCATTGAAAATCGCCGGACTGTTCGGCAAATAAGCTTCCGGACCATTCAGAGGAGGCAACTGCGGGGAAACCATCTGTCCCGTAGTCGGCTGTAGCAGAGGCTGGTAGGCAGTGGTTCCGGACGAACCAGTGGCCAGTAAATCCTGGCTGTTTGCCTCTTCGTCTCTGTTGGGTTTGGCGTTTTCTGGGAATGGAGTCCCAGGACGTTGCCGTTTTTTCGGCTTATCTTCCACGGAAGCCTGCAAGAATTGCGGCGATTGCTCAGAAGAATCTTCGGAAGAAGCTTGATTAGACCGACTAGGGTCTGGCGATCGCCCGTTGGCCAATTCCTGATCGGGATGATTCTGGCGTAGCCGCTCAATGTCCGCTCTCAATCCCTGGACATAGCCATTGGAAACGGTTTCGGTGGCAGCACCTTGGCTGGCTTGTGAAATTTGATTGGGCGCTACCGTAGATGGGCGATCGGTCGGCAAATCGGGAACTGTCACCATTAATTGATTGGAAAACTTCGCCGCCGACTCAATGGGCAGTTCGGGCTGAGACTGATATTGGCTTTCCGGTTGGCCAATGGGATATTTTTCGCGTAGTTTGAGCAGATCGGACTTCAAACTATTGACAGAAGGGGTTTTGCCCTGAGATGCACTGGGTAATCCTGCCCTGTTATGGCCGTAATCTATTGGCACAGGAGTAGAATCTACCGGATTTAAATTTCCTTTGCTTCTGCGGGTTGGGGCTAAAGGATAAATCGCATCTGTACCAAGGACAACCGGAGCAGAAACTTCATTGACAAAGGCTTCTGAAGTGAATTCAGCAGTCTGAGGCTGTTCAACTTTGGCGGATTCGTTCAGACTTGTGCTGTTTTCTTGGTTAATCAGAGGAATTTTAATTTTTTGGTTGGCTTTAATGAAGTGCGGATCACTGATCTGATTTGCTTTCATCAGATCGGAGACAGACACATTATTTTTCTGAGCGATTATATCCAAAGTTTCGCCCACACCTACTTGATAAATCCTAGAGGCTGATGACACAGCGGTCGGTGAAATCACCACCGTATTGGTTAAATCAGGGGAAGCGACGACCGATGACTCTGGGGTGGCCTCTAGTGGTAAAGGCTGGGCGGTGAATTGAAATTGTGCGGGCTTGACGGTGAGCGGGAGATCGCGCTTCGGCGTTGCGGATGCAACATCGCTGGAAACTACGGAATTCATTTCCTGAATCTCGCTGTCCGTCGAAACTGTTGCCT encodes:
- a CDS encoding peptidoglycan DD-metalloendopeptidase family protein — protein: MKPVPSCAAGSDAVAGQTRQALTEVNRSKACTSAAMLGLAISMGASNMLVPQQSEAAVTNHIPASDRGNWLTTSPQPDLSSDLDIADTLPRHDSEISLSGSEDSLAQDLSENTNQLVIAENQGISLNVRETGAIPDGDTQGEIAETDEPESLTENLSAIHPGVPMATEIGKPQPSFVVTPGASSQPEYFFSATQPSTHSLAVSLPSPNQWSSQSLEVGGSEATLPNSAPASTRTIIPGSPSYTAHQSAPTENQEMLMEVANPLVTNYQNVGATDVELNPRLDSPQVGIESSNPVPANDLSGQTEALWHPQGSASAPVESISETSETSETSETSVAAAELEVTSDSEATVSTDSEIQEMNSVVSSDVASATPKRDLPLTVKPAQFQFTAQPLPLEATPESSVVASPDLTNTVVISPTAVSSASRIYQVGVGETLDIIAQKNNVSVSDLMKANQISDPHFIKANQKIKIPLINQENSTSLNESAKVEQPQTAEFTSEAFVNEVSAPVVLGTDAIYPLAPTRRSKGNLNPVDSTPVPIDYGHNRAGLPSASQGKTPSVNSLKSDLLKLREKYPIGQPESQYQSQPELPIESAAKFSNQLMVTVPDLPTDRPSTVAPNQISQASQGAATETVSNGYVQGLRADIERLRQNHPDQELANGRSPDPSRSNQASSEDSSEQSPQFLQASVEDKPKKRQRPGTPFPENAKPNRDEEANSQDLLATGSSGTTAYQPLLQPTTGQMVSPQLPPLNGPEAYLPNSPAIFNGYIWPAQGLLSSGYGWRWGRMHNGIDIAAPVGTPIFAAAAGVVTYAAWNDGGYGNLVEISHPDGSFTLYAHNSRILVREGQEVDQGEQVAEMGSTGFSTGPHLHFEIHPPGQGAVNPMAYLPRE
- a CDS encoding DUF2499 domain-containing protein; protein product: MHALSIPTWIIHVSSVIEWVAAIWLVWRYGELTGDRYWWPLSFAMLPAFVSALCACTWHYFDNPTSLEWLVTLQAAMTVLGNCTLCAAAWWIWRSVRLSK
- a CDS encoding M15 family metallopeptidase, with amino-acid sequence MKPYQQIAIAECGEPLIPIPVDILAVVSPHPYQQLGADYGTRSPYMMRQSVVEKLIVAQNQLQQKLGWRLQIFDAYRPVAVQQFMVDHTYQELIQAQGLTETELTGDRQQAILKQVYEFWAPPSLDPATPPPHSTGAAVDLSIIDSMGEPVNMGSPIDEVSPRSYPDYFATSDNCIEQQYHLHRQLLSEVMQFAGFVRHPNEWWHFCFGDQMWAWLTGKLTAIYGRVQ
- a CDS encoding DUF3593 domain-containing protein, giving the protein MISKDTLFAVSLLPYLGFLWLITRSRQMPRLALIGFYGTLVFVGVTIPAGIYAKVAYGEALANIDWLHGSAEVFLTLANILIVLGFRQAVKRLENSNQS
- the csaB gene encoding polysaccharide pyruvyl transferase CsaB, with translation MRVVCCGYYGKGNAGDEALMASLLQMLPSECTPCVLSGNPQQTRDRYQVAACNRMSAFDVFKVLRQSDAFIWGGGSLIQDVTSALSPLYYIGLMGLAQQMGLKTIAWAQGVGPLNRPAIRNLARQAFAGCDAVSVRDTGSAQLLSEWQIPPLVMAPDPVWALAAKPLPQPAINLPAPRVAVNLRSHPQLTPARLATLTRALIDFQKATNTGILLVPFQASLDQEIAQSIHAQLPGKSHIFSLEDPQEIKGLFPGVEMVIGMRYHSLIMAAAEGCRCFALSYDPKVSQLMKEINIPGWELSNLPEDPNLISQSWLEHYTNGQALSDIKIKSIVDRARMHQELLHEVLLN